AGCAagtaagaccgttcggccaaAATGTTGAGGCCGGACGTGACCGCTTGGTCAAAATGTTGATGCCGGACATCACCGCTCGAGCAAAATGTTGAGGCCGTACGTGACCGCTCGGTCAAAATGTTGAGGACGGATGAACGAGCAAGTGAGACCGTTCAGCCTAAGTTGGTTAACGTTGGTGGTGAGACTCTTTGGCATCGCCGATCGGTTCCAATAAACAAGCCCGATTCTGGTTACCGAGGGACAACTCTACTCAGGTCAAGGTAACCTCGCATTCGGGTTACTGAGCAAGCGTACGGTCCTATCACCTGCACTTCCGATCTGTACAAAAGAATAAATGTTGACAATGATTGTATAAACCATCTCCGCTCGGGAGGTGTTAAATAAGAGTTGAGGTGTCTAGCTGAAAATTCCACAAGTAATGAAACTAGAAAAACTCTTAAAATCGAGTAGCCTttgaatatataataagaatTGAATCATGTTTGATTTGAAAAGCGTTGATGTTGAAACCGGCCGCCTGGTCCCCGGTGAACGCCCTGGGGGTTCAGGAGTTGAGCACCTTCACCTTCGCCATCGTAACGCGCTGGAAGGCACTCGGACGATTTCGCCGCTGGGTTTATGGCCCTGCTCCCGGGTGAGTTGGAAGATCCGGGCGGCATAAACATTCTTCCCTCTCTGGAACCCTTCTCACCGTAACATCTTTATTCCTTTCTGACATTGGAAAATGTTAGTACTAGACAGGAAAGTGCCAATTATCcaaaaaatttgatatattagtGGCATGCTTTTTTATTATGCCGTAGATAAGGATTCCATTAATTTTTCTTCCTAACAACCCTTTAACTGACAAAGTTGTTTACTTTGTTCTCAAAAGTAGTGATTTGCACGACTCCCATAAAGAAGTAATTGTACCACAATGATGGCGGTAGGCACGTGTTcataaaatggaagaaaaagttaattatattgaatttaatttacttCTAAAAGAAAGATGTGATATTTTGATTGTAGTTTTTGGAGATTCTGAAAGGATTTCTCCACATCCTTTTCTCGGTTGCGGTTCCCACATATTCAATAGGGAAACTATGGAGAAGTTGTATGGAGAAGCTAGATTTTAACTGCGTTGGATCTGAACGGCAGAGAACGTTGATGTCGATCTTTAAATCTGAGAAAATGATGGGTATGCCCTTGGACTCTGTTTGTTCCCGAATGAATCCTTAATAACAACATGATATGAAATTAAGATATTGAATTGAATTAGTCAGCCaaggataaaatagaaaataattatcaaaatatgtGTATGATTGAGCAAAGCCAAAAGCTTATAAGTGCATAAACTGGTTAATATTAGTGGCGAGACTCTTTGCCGTCACCGATAGGGCTGATAGATGGACCCGAACGAAATAGTGATTTTGAGACCAAGTGCTCGTCTGGCTCCTAGTGGCCAAAAGGGGATGtcactcggccccacggtgggcgccaaaatgtttcggcaggatttagaaccctaatccaaaacattcaaagttgtctgCTCCGATGTCCAGTTGTgttgtcttctctcttctccttgtccGAGCCGCGGGGGAGggtgcctgcaaaagacactccgacgctcaagtcagtgactttgcgtaataatcttgtaatcaagatttATATATCAGAGCTCTAAGTTTCAGTTCAAGTTAAGTTAACTGTCTTCCTTGccagacaaatatttataaattataatgagcttaCCGTTAGGTCTGACTCATTAACCACCAATGAATGACAACATTAACTGTCAATAAATGCcacttattttcattaactccccGACAGTTATTACTATTAATTACCTTAACGGCTGACTTAACCGATCGGTTCACTGAcctgagaggtatcatcggtcgggCTGATTTAACCGATCGGTTCATTGACCTGAGAGGTATCAACGGTCGGGCTGATTTAACCGATCGGTTCATTGAcctgagaggtatcatcggtcggaCGACTCTTCTGCACCCTTACCGTTCGGTCGGCTATGATCCCATAGTAACAGGCAGGATTTAGAaccctaatccaaaacatttaaaGTTGTCCGCTCCATCATCCAGTTGCgatgtcttctctcttcttcttgttcAAGCTGCATGGGAGGGTGCCTgtaaaagacactccgacgctcaagtcagtgaccTCGCATAGGAATCTTGTAATCAAGATATCTATCAGAGTTCAAAGTTCAGTCAAAAGTTACTTGTCTTCTTTgtcatacaaatatttataaattataataagctTACCGTCAGGTCTGACTCATTAATCACCCATAAATGAGattattaattgtcaataaatgacaattattttcattaactccccGATAATTATTACTATTGATTACCTTAACGGCTCTTTTACCGATCGGTTCACTGACCTGAGAAATATCATCGGTCGGCCGATTCTTCTGCACCTTTACCATTCAGTCGGCTATAAGCCCATAGTAACATATATAATggaacaaaatataaacaataataatatacatattgAAATACATAACGCACAAATATCATATCAGAAAAGATATCTAGCCTAGCAGTTTTTAGAGAATATTTCAATTCAATGTACTAGGTTTTCGCTTTTCCATAAAACATATCgaaaaatttatttctcataaaGGAAAAACGGAATAAGAGTTATATATGGAAGACAAAAACAACATTAGTTTGTTTTGAATAGAGATATATGAGTTCACACATAATTTATTAGTACATATCTCATATTATACTATACTCCTATTGATCTTATTCGGATCTATATTTTGCGGATAGGTGGCAAGATCTTTTGCTCCTTTGGAAGTAAAAGATTACTGTCACCAGAAATGGAATGTTTAATGCAGCAAATATGAAACTTCCCAATGTTGAATAACTCAGCTGCGTTATACATTCATGAGACGTCAGCCAGATTTACTTGCACatgaattattaatgttaatatttaatacatttgtGCACTGACTTGAGTAATTTATTgcaataaaattacattaattatttttcaccgaattattaatgttaatatttaatacatttctGCACTGACTTGAGTCATTTACTGGAATAAAagtacattaattatttttcacctAGCTACAAAGACATGCCCCGTCTATCGGTGCAGGATACATTCGTGCTAAGTGTAAAAATATGAATGGATACGTGATTTATTGAACAGGCTGACTAGGACAATTAATGGCTTTCGATTGGCTGATTTTGAAAGCACGTTTTTACTGTTAATTTTAAACTGCAAAGAAATGGCTGGATGAAGAAAGTTTCTAGCATTGGTGCTTTTGTTCAGCAACCACCAGTGCATGCCGCGATTCCTCTTGCTCAGGCTCTGCCACCACTACCAATGCCTGATGCTGTTCCTTCTCTGCCACTTCATCAGCTTCTACATTTTCCATGATATTTTGCCGGAAATATCTGAGTATTACAAGCAATATAAATGCTGCAAAGAAAATTACGTCATAAGAATCAACTCTCAGTACAATGTTGCCATATGTACATGTCACTTTACATCACCAGACTTTGAGACAGAAATAATCTTTTAAGGTCACTTTCCACTAAGTAAATATGGAATTTGGATTTTTACCaagttttttttgtgttttttctatTGTGCTTTTAATATAAACTTATGTACActgattttaatgttttaaattatatattttttttaatgtattaagattagtatattttaaaggCATAACAGAGTAAAACCCAAAATCTCAATAGACAAACTGGACTTGTAAATATGTAAGGAGAAAAAGTCTGTATTCAGtaaacactttttttatattcCAAGTTAGATGAGATTAGCATTAGGCGTTACAATTTTGGAGATTGTTGATGCCTAAAAAGTCAATTGCCAGACATTTCCGGCAAGACATCATTTTGCAAAAGTCAGTGAACTCATGTCAGACAAATCtaataagttaaaattacaTCAACAAGTAGCTTACTGGAGAGTTACCTGTGCAAATTCGAGTCTTTATTGTAGATAGATTCCAGAAGGTAACAAGCACCGAAGCGAGCACTTTCTTCTTGTGAGTACAAACACTCCATGTGTCCAACAATCGCAATTTCAAGCACTCAACTGCATAGCAAAACCTTAGTGTAAAATCCAAATCTGGATCAACCTAAAATGTTGTCAATAAGAAGCTGGAATTATACCTCGCTGGTTTATCTGAGTCGAATAACAAGAATAAAGCTTTGGTACACTGAAGCTGACAAAAAATCCTGCTCATGTATGTATACAACAAGTTAGTAAGATATGCATTAGTAGAACACAAATATAATGCGGAATAGGATAGAGTTCATGATGTTCTCACCAATGGCACAGAGCCTCCACATTGTAATAAGATGACCATACTCCGCTCCAAGTAGAAGGAAAGGAGCTACCTGCAACAAAAGAGTTAAAATACAATCTGATGAAAAACTAACGCTCAAAAAGAAATTTTGCAAATAATAAGGAAACCAAGATTCTGGTTTAAGAGATTACTCTCAGGGTCATGGACGGTTCTCCTGAAAACAGCTCTCTAGTCTTTGAAAATGCAAAATTTAATGCAGGAAGAATCAATTTTGCAAGATGTAAAATGTCATCTTCTTTCAGCTTGGCAAAACTCCTTTTCTCAATCTGGTTTCTGAACACATTCACACACAAATTCCTTAAGTACGTACATccaaattcaaaagaaaaacaagagaatTGCTAACCTAAACTTGTGTTACCTTTGGAAAACTGAGTTTGAGAAGAAGGAAACACCCAACAATAGAATTGCCAATCGCGATATGGCCGAGAAAATGCTGAAATGGGAAGCACGGGAACGTGTCAGACTCTTCTACTAGAGAGACACACAAAAAGAGAAGAAGCACTCAGAGAGAGAGAAGCTGCAGACCTAACGTTGATTCCTTTAGTGAAGCAAGAAGACAAGAAACAAAGACACCCGAAACCAAACCAAAGGGTCGATTTCGAAACATCTCTCCACATAATCAAATCAGTGATCAACGCCCCAACACGATCTAGATCAGCCCCATTCTCTTCATCAGCTTCTAAACATCAAACCAAAGTAAACGCATCAATGCATTTATACTATGTTTCATGATAACattaaatgaaatcaaataaacaaagcAACAAACAAGAGTTAAACTCAGTTAAATTGTTACACAAATCTAgcaaaccaccaaattttgtaacaaaaaatttaGCTTCGTGTGTCAGTATATGTTACCTTCAAAAATGCAAAAATCTGTTCCGGTCTCAAAGAATCATAAAATTCAGTTAAATAACTCATTCCTCATAAAG
The Vigna angularis cultivar LongXiaoDou No.4 chromosome 5, ASM1680809v1, whole genome shotgun sequence genome window above contains:
- the LOC108339769 gene encoding reticulon-like protein B18 isoform X1, whose product is MDCFSSPYHHHHHHHHNHRSRTKSSSRSVRRDENSVPVEPLRISIDCVQSPPATTANPSSRSPLSLLRSPTSSLPLRELLLLSPSSARRSKARFDDEAPEAAGMRRRCKNMAASPRSSRRWRREEKEGGPVEEAVKQKKRRHSGRHRKERLSLVPFQPPSTSSLKADEENGADLDRVGALITDLIMWRDVSKSTLWFGFGCLCFLSSCFTKGINVSIFSAISRLAILLLGVSFFSNSVFQRNQIEKRSFAKLKEDDILHLAKLILPALNFAFSKTRELFSGEPSMTLRVAPFLLLGAEYGHLITMWRLCAIGFFVSFSVPKLYSCYSTQINQRVECLKLRLLDTWSVCTHKKKVLASVLVTFWNLSTIKTRICTAFILLVILRYFRQNIMENVEADEVAEKEQHQALVVVAEPEQEESRHALVVAEQKHQC
- the LOC108339769 gene encoding reticulon-like protein B18 isoform X2, whose amino-acid sequence is MDCFSSPYHHHHHHHHNHRSRTKSSSRSVRRDENSVPVEPLRISIDCVQSPPATTANPSSRSPLSLLRSPTSSLPLRELLLLSPSSARRSKARFDDEAPEAAGMRRRCKNMAASPRSSRRWRREEKEGGPVEEAVKQKKRRHSGRHRKERLSLVPFQPPSTSSLTDEENGADLDRVGALITDLIMWRDVSKSTLWFGFGCLCFLSSCFTKGINVSIFSAISRLAILLLGVSFFSNSVFQRNQIEKRSFAKLKEDDILHLAKLILPALNFAFSKTRELFSGEPSMTLRVAPFLLLGAEYGHLITMWRLCAIGFFVSFSVPKLYSCYSTQINQRVECLKLRLLDTWSVCTHKKKVLASVLVTFWNLSTIKTRICTAFILLVILRYFRQNIMENVEADEVAEKEQHQALVVVAEPEQEESRHALVVAEQKHQC